Genomic DNA from Gossypium hirsutum isolate 1008001.06 chromosome A01, Gossypium_hirsutum_v2.1, whole genome shotgun sequence:
CATATTACAGTTAAGTTCAACTTTCAAACGCAATTAAGACAGTTCAAATAAGAATTAAAGGTGATACCTGAGTTTCTTTCTTCAAAATGTTATTCATGTTCAGCTCGTTATCAGTCTTGGAAGACAGCCAATCTGGGGATCGCTTGGTCTTATTCTCATCTGTCTTAGCTTCATTTTCAACCTGTTTTGCAGCAGCTGCCCTTCTACGCTCTTCCTCTAACACAGCAACCTGCAAAAATGACGATCAACAACCATTTTTATGATTAccactgttttttttttaaagaacagaAGCCAAAACACTGTGTCAGAAAAAATAAGTGAGAATATTCAAGCAGAATAAACAAATTAGTGGAATAACTACAGGGGAAAAAAAACccatttttaacaataaaatatattgGAAATTCAAAGTCTTATGTTTGATTCCATGAAAAAATGGGTAAACAGGTTATCATTTACTAAAGAAAAGTTAATGGTTTAGCTCCAAATTGAatcaaaaacatgaaattttaaataacagTAAGCAAAACCCTAGCTAAAACCACCACAAAAAGGACACGAAGCTTTATACACGGACAGATACGTGTACTTACAAGCATATATACGTATATTCATACACACACACTTACAGGGGTATAACGGTACTTGCGCTTTGGGGGTTGCTCCTCGTCCTCGCCATCGACGGCGGAGGACCCGGAATCAGCAAAGGAGAGTGGGGTCCACCTACAAAGTAGGATGCTGGAGGCGGCGGAACCGTTCCCGTTGGACTGAGAGAGTTTAGCGGTGGATGAAGGCGATACGTGAACCCACTTCTTCTTCCACTTCCTCACTGGTCCATTGAACACCGCCGTTGAACCTCCGTACCTAGCGGAAGCTCGGCCCAGCCTGGTGGAGCCCACTCCTTCCATTTCTATATTCCAGAGTTTGAAGATAATTATCAGGAGTTGCAAGCAGAGAGAAGAATTTTTTTTCGAGTGAAAGCGGAAGTGTTTAAAAGTGCTAAGTTCGTTTTGTACAGTTGTTGGTGTTGGGTTCGGTTCAGTAATTAAAACCAGACAGACGAGATTAATAAAGACAATAATCAAGCCTGTAAGAGAACGGCGTCGGTTCAGTTTGTACTTGTGATTAGGCcggtaataaattaattaagtccaCGTgttaagcaaacataaaacaaagtttaatgaaagagaaaaaatttaaaattatacattaattttaatttaatgtaaaattttatatataaaattttaatttaatctaatttttacaaattattaacataattaatgatataatttcattttatatttatatattaaatacaaaaataatatttttatctaacataataattaattgatatatttatttatttaaatatatatgattgaattaaaattaaaattttatatatacatttgaactgcaattaaaattttatatatataattacatcaaattgtaatttatgtatcaaattacacattaaatcaaatcaaagttgttatataattttaaaatttattggaaAACGACGGAATGGAATTTATTTGTTCAAAATCAAATGGTTAATGAAACGCACCGTTTACTTCATTGAAAATCctatcaaaaataaatatcacACAGCAAGGTTGTCAAGTCTTTTTATCTTCAACAGCCAAAGCTTCAAGCTTTACCACAGAGCAGCCACAATGGAGGTCTGTGTGAACTCCACAAAACTCCTCAATTTGAACCAAAACACCCGTCTTTTCGTTCCCAGAAACTCCATTTCTCATTCTTTAAAAAACCCAATTCTCCAATTCAATAGCAATGTCCAAAAAAGACCCTTAAATTATCCTCTTAACCAACGCTCTTGTTTTTCCCGCCAAATTCGGTCGCTTCAACGGCCAATCTCATCTCGGATTAAGGCTGCACCAGCTTCTTCAGCGACTTCTGGATCCGAGACAGATAAGCTTCCAGCTGATATAATGGTCACTGAGACTCAAGAGCCTAATTCAAGAGTAAGATTTTAGCGGTCTGTTCTATtgatattttcataatttgaAGTTTGTGTTTcttaatataatttctttttattttttattttttactgaGACAATTAatagttgttttctttgttttatttgaCTTCTTTTGTAGGTAAGGTTGAGTGTAGAAGTTCCGGCTGCAGTAGGTGAGGATTGTTACAAAAGGGTCCTAAAGGAGTTTATGAAGCAAGCGAAGGTAATTTCTTGGTCAAAGTTCAGTTTTAAGTGGTGCTGTAGTTTTGTCATTTGTAAGGTCATCTGGTTCATGATAAAGCCTTCTTCGTTTACAATTTCTTGATCTCATGCCTCAAACTtttatgttgattatatgataaTATCCATAGTTTTGCTGTTTAATTCTCCCCCACTTTGCTATATGTAGTACTAGCACATTCTTTGTTAGTATGCTGAGATGCTCTTATGTAGCTGTTTGCTTTTTTAGATTCATTTTGAATGCTGAAATTCATTTCCTTTTTAACATGAACCAGATACCCGGATTTCGCCCAGGGAAGATCCCGGAGAGTATTCTTCTTAATTATGTAGGTGAGGAAAGTGTTCAGAAGGCCACAGTAGAATCCATTCTGAAAAGAACCCTCCCTCATGCGATGTCTACGGTATGGTTACTAATGATTAGGCCGGTCTGGTCTGGTTATTGTTCCCGAGCTTCGGCCTATACATTGTTAAGAATCAACTTGCTGATATTTGGTTGATCTTATTCTATAGGTAACCGGAAGAGCTTTGAGAGATTCGGTTCGAATAATCACCAAATTTTCTGATATGGAAAAAAGCTACTCTTCTCTTAGCTCTCTTAGGTTGGTAAATATTACATCCATAAATATCACTTTCATATGCTCAAAATCATTCCTGTTAGATACTTGAGAGAGACAGGGAGAGGCTTTTAATAGGTGGCAAGACTTGCAATATTAGTATGCATTTGCCTCTACCAGCAATGATACAAATGGTTATTAATTTGATTTGTTTCTGCAGTTACGATGTGATTGTAGATGTGGCACCTGAAGTCAAATGGATATCCGAGAACGGATACAAAAGCATGAAGATTGTCGTCGAAATAGACCATGACATAGAAGCTGAAAAAGCCTGTGAACAGGAAATAAAACGCCGCCACAAGTCCTTAGGCACACTGAAAATTGTAACTGACCGAGGACTACAGGTTActcattttttagaaaaaaccCTTTCTTTGTTCAAAATAGTATTAACCGCTGACGCTTTAACTTTCCTTGCAATCGATGTTTTCGGTGTCGATTGTCTCATATTTGTTTATGAAAGATGGTTATCATAGAGGTCTTATAACTTATGGAAGGTTCAAATATTTTCAGGTTGGTGATCTCGCAGTCCTTGATATATCAGCAACAACTATTGATCAAGATGAGTCTAAGGTTCAAAAAGTTCCAGCTGCAGAGAGTAAAGGTCTGCCAATACGAGTCCAACTgcccattttttcctttttactgCACAAAGCATGTTTATGTCTACcctagttttattttattcaattctcTCCAGAATGTCAAAATATATCAATGGTCGGAATTGATATTAGAATgaatatttgaaaaagaaaatgccAGTTCTTTCGATTTACAAAGACTTGTTGAAAATTTCTGGCATTCGATCTCATTATGTCTCTATGTTTCCAATACTGTTTCTGCATATTGCATATCTGTTTACTAgctgtttttcttctttttgtagGTTTTCAGTTTGATACAGAAGATGATGATAAAGTACTTCCCGGTTTCCTTGATTCAATAATCGGTATTCGACAAGGTGAAACCAAGTCCTTTCCATATGTATTCCCAGAAACATGGCAACAAGAAAATCTTCGGGGTGTTGAAGCTCAATTTACTGTGAGTTCCATTTTGTTTTATGGTTTCCAAGTTGTCATAGATTTTCTCATTTGCTAAGTTT
This window encodes:
- the LOC107918070 gene encoding trigger factor-like protein TIG, Chloroplastic, which translates into the protein MKRTVYFIENPIKNKYHTARLSSLFIFNSQSFKLYHRAATMEVCVNSTKLLNLNQNTRLFVPRNSISHSLKNPILQFNSNVQKRPLNYPLNQRSCFSRQIRSLQRPISSRIKAAPASSATSGSETDKLPADIMVTETQEPNSRVRLSVEVPAAVGEDCYKRVLKEFMKQAKIPGFRPGKIPESILLNYVGEESVQKATVESILKRTLPHAMSTVTGRALRDSVRIITKFSDMEKSYSSLSSLSYDVIVDVAPEVKWISENGYKSMKIVVEIDHDIEAEKACEQEIKRRHKSLGTLKIVTDRGLQVGDLAVLDISATTIDQDESKVQKVPAAESKGFQFDTEDDDKVLPGFLDSIIGIRQGETKSFPYVFPETWQQENLRGVEAQFTVECKELFYRDLPELNDSIADKLFPGCTDLNQVKESLLQKCQEMEQAAKDQATDTAILDQLCKMVEIDIPQSLFEEQGRQLYGARLLEIQANVKLNEQQLATLSSPKAVNEFLENQRENIINLIKQNLAVGDIFKRENLQFSTEELVKEVQNSVAEFKRHKQEYDEERVREQVQDVLEGAKVLEWLKEHADIQYVTR
- the LOC107917859 gene encoding uncharacterized protein, yielding MEGVGSTRLGRASARYGGSTAVFNGPVRKWKKKWVHVSPSSTAKLSQSNGNGSAASSILLCRWTPLSFADSGSSAVDGEDEEQPPKRKYRYTPVAVLEEERRRAAAAKQVENEAKTDENKTKRSPDWLSSKTDNELNMNNILKKETQDSSMGNLDLGLCLKGHDGSHNSVGEKVDQVKPASSTGFWAIG